A window from Leifsonia shinshuensis encodes these proteins:
- a CDS encoding Nif3-like dinuclear metal center hexameric protein — protein MPHTLASVRDTVEQLWPLAGAESWDASGLVAGDPEATIERILLAVDAVAATVDEAVDTGADLLIAHHPLLLRGVTTVAEDRYKGALLARLIREDVALYAAHTTADVVADGTSDVLAARLGLRDARPIAPAADGVTGIGRVGDLAQPTTLGQLARAVADLLPPTAGGVRAAGDYHQPATRVAVCGGAGDSLLGTPAVREADVYITADLRHHPASEAREQAVLGGGPALLDVSHWASEWLWLDTAAEKLREALPGVEVAVSELRTDPWDFAILQ, from the coding sequence GGTGCCGAGAGCTGGGATGCGTCCGGCCTGGTGGCCGGAGATCCCGAGGCCACGATCGAGCGCATCCTGCTCGCCGTCGATGCCGTCGCGGCGACCGTCGACGAGGCCGTGGACACGGGTGCAGACCTGCTGATCGCGCACCACCCGCTGCTGCTCCGCGGGGTCACCACGGTGGCGGAGGACCGCTACAAGGGTGCGCTGCTGGCCCGCCTCATCCGGGAGGACGTGGCGCTCTACGCCGCGCACACGACGGCGGACGTGGTCGCCGACGGCACGAGCGACGTGCTCGCCGCGCGTCTCGGGCTGCGCGACGCGCGTCCCATCGCCCCGGCGGCCGACGGCGTCACCGGCATCGGTCGGGTGGGCGACCTGGCGCAGCCCACCACCCTGGGCCAGCTCGCACGGGCCGTCGCCGACCTGCTCCCGCCGACCGCCGGGGGAGTGCGCGCCGCCGGCGACTACCACCAGCCCGCGACCAGGGTCGCCGTCTGCGGCGGCGCGGGCGACTCCCTGCTCGGTACGCCCGCCGTGCGCGAGGCGGACGTCTACATCACCGCTGACCTGCGGCACCATCCCGCTTCGGAAGCCCGGGAGCAGGCGGTGCTCGGTGGGGGCCCGGCTCTGCTCGACGTCTCGCACTGGGCGAGCGAGTGGCTCTGGCTCGACACGGCCGCCGAGAAGCTCCGGGAGGCGCTGCCCGGCGTGGAGGTCGCCGTCAGCGAGCTGCGCACCGATCCGTGGGACTTCGCGATCCTGCAATGA